A section of the Rhipicephalus sanguineus isolate Rsan-2018 chromosome 11, BIME_Rsan_1.4, whole genome shotgun sequence genome encodes:
- the LOC125756417 gene encoding galectin-9C-like, producing MMMNILRCSEVHDDILLGVVAQFTDPKQLVRRTKQEGVWLEDQVDQDDPFQPGQPFTVAIAVCEQDFHMTVNGNLLSPYKHKVFYGTGHNLCLEKNIKFKSLNVCSISKSPASTPIDLKPGSSFFVQGTPPPPSNE from the exons ATGATGATGAACATTCTCCGGTGTTCCGAAGTGCACGACGACATACTGCTGGGCGTAGTGGCGCAGTTCACGGATCCAAAGCAGCTGGTGCGCCGAACCAAGCAGGAGGGCGTCTGGCTCGAAGATCAGGTGGATCAGGATGATCCATTTCAGCCGGGCCAGCCTTTCACCGTCGCGATCGCGGTGTGCGAACAGGACTTCCACATGACCGTCAACGGCAACCTGCTGTCGCCCTACAAGCACAAGGTCTTCTACGGCACAGGGCACAACTTGTGCCTCGAGAAGAACATCAAGTTTAAGAGCCTGAACGTCTGCTCTATCAGC AAGTCGCCGGCTAGCACACCCATCGATCTCAAGCCCGGGAGCAGCTTCTTTGTGCAAGGAACACCGCCACCACCTTCCAATGAGTGA